A region of the Pseudarthrobacter oxydans genome:
AGCCGCCGGCGTTACAATCGGGCAAGGAGCACCCGATGAAAAGGACGCCTTGCCAATGCCCAGCATTTCCCCCGTCAGCGGCACCCACGCGCCGGAACGGACTCTTGACCCGGACACCAGTGCGGCTGGAGCCCGCCCGCCCATGACCCGCGACCGGCCCCTCGGCTGGCTGCTGGTGGTCACCGGGGTGGTTGGCTGGCTCGCGTCCGGAGCACTGGTCCTGGAGAAGCTGGAGGTCCTCAAGGACCCTAACCACACCACGGTGTGCGATGTGAACCCTTGGATCTCCTGCGGCCAGGTGATGCAGACGTGGCAAAGCTCGCTGTTCGGCTTCCCCAACATGTTCATCGGCATCGTGGCGTTCGCCATCACCATCACGGTGGGAATGGCGCTGCTGGCCGGCGCCAACTTCGCCCGGTGGTACTGGCTTGGCCTGCAGGCCGGCGTCACGCTGGGCTTCGCGTTTGTGGTGTGGCTATGGTCGCAGGCGCTGTACGTCATCCACATCCTGTGCCCGTTCTGCATGATTGTGTGGGCGGCAATGATTCCGCTCTTCGTGTGGGTGACCATCCGGAACATCAGCGCCGGCGTGATCCCGGTACCTGCCAAGGCCGCCCGCATCCTGGGCGACTCCGGCTGGATCATCACGGCCCTGCTCTATGTGGCAGTTATCGCCACCATCTTCTTCGCCTTTATCCAGGTTTTCGCCGGGACGTCAGGCTTCTAGGCCTGCGGACGGGAAAAGCCCCTGGTTCCGAAGAACCAGGGGCTTTTTGCTGTCCCCGGGCGGTCAGCCCTGGAACCAGATCTTGATCTCGCGCTCCGCGGAATCGGTGGAGTCGGAGCCGTGCACCAGGTTCTGCTGGACCTTCAGGCCCCAGTCACGGCCGAAGTCGCCGCGGATGGTGCCGGGGGCCGCCGTGGTGGGATCGGTGGTGCCGGCAAGGGAACGGAATCCCTCGATGACCCGGTGGCCCTCGAAGATCGCCGCAACAACGGGGCCGCTGAGCATGAATTCCACGAGGGGCTCGTAGAAGGGCTTGCCGACGTGCTCCTCATAGTGCTGCTCCAGGAGTTCGCGCGAGGCGTCGACCTTCTTGAGTTCGGCCAGGGTGTAGCCCTTGGCTTCGATCCGGGCCAGGATGGCGCCGGTGAGGTTGCGGGCGACGCCGTCGGGCTTGATCAGGACGAGGGTGCGCTCAGTGGTCACGACTGCTCCAATGCGTTGGGATGGGTTTCGGGGACAAGTCTACGGGGACTTTGCCTACGGGGACTGCGGCTGCTGCCCCGGTCCAGCCGCCTGGTCCGGGTGCGCCGCCTCCCACTCCGCCTGCTCGCGGGCGCGCTCCCCGGCCTCGCGGTCCAGCCGGATTCCGGTGCGGATGCCGTACCACCAGGCCGCTGCGAACAGGGCGCCGACCAGGAACATGGCGGGCTCGAAGATGCCGGTCAGGACCAGGACGAGCTGCAGGATCCAGCCCAGCCCGATGCCCCAGGGCCTGGTGAGGAACGCGCAGGCCACGATCATCACGACACTGAGCCCGATCCCCACACCGAGGATGAGGGCCGGCGGGAACTCCCCGCGGCGAAGTCCGAACACTGCCAGGGTGGCGAAGAACATGACGAAGGCTTCCAGCAGCAGCACGGTGGATGCGAACATCACCTTGGTGGAGCGGCGCTTCCTGGGCATGCCCGGGCGCCACTCACGCTGGGCTTTGGTCAGCTTGGGCACTCAGGCCTCCGTCTTTCCGAGCAGGATCCGGGCCTCGGCAACAAGGGTGATGGAGCCTGTCACCAGGACTCCCCCGGACAGGTCGTCGTTGGCTTCGGCGCGTTCCACTGCCCACTCAAGGGCGTCGTCGAGCTTCTCCGCGATGTGCACGTTGTCCTCGCCGAAGCCAAGCTCAACCGCCAGTTCGGCCAGTTCCGCGGCAGGGACTGCCCGCGGGGAGTTCGACTGGGTGAAGCAGAATTCCTCCGCGATCCCGCCCAGCGACTCCTTGAGCTGCCGCAGGATCTCCTCGGCGTCCTTTTCCTTCAGCACCCCCACTACCGGAACCAGCCTGGTGAAGTTGAAGGCTTCCTGCAGGGCGGCAGCCGACGCCTTGATGCCATCCGGGTTATGGGCTGCATCCACAATGATGGTGGGCGCGGTCCGGACCACTTCAAGCCGGCCCGGCGACGTCACGTTGGCGAAGCCTTCCTGCAGCACGTCGAAGTCGAGTTCCTTTTCGCCCCCGAAGAATGCCTCGATCGCGGCCACGGCCACCGCGGCGTTCTGCGCCTGGTGTGCGCCGTGCAGCGGGACCAGGAGTTCCGGGTACCGGCCGGCGATGCCCTGGATGCTCACCATCTGCCCGCCCACCGCCACGGTCCGGGACTCAACGCCGAATTCCACGCCTTCGAAGCGGAACGGCACGCCCACGTCCTTTGCCTTCTCCAGCAGGACCTGCGCCGCGTCCAGGGGCTGCGCGGCGCTGATGAGGTAGCCGCCCGGCTTGATGATTCCCGCCTTCTCGTGGGCGATGTCCTCCGTGGTGTCGCCCAGGAGGTCCGTGTGGTCAAGGGAAATGGGCGTGATGACGGAGACCTGTCCGTCGCCCACGTTGGTGGCATCGGTGATCCCGCCCAGGCCAACCTCGATGACGGCCACGTTGACCGGCTGGTCCGCGAAGATTGCGAAGCCCAGGATGGTGAGGCATTCGAAGTAGGTGAGCCGGGGCTGGCCCTCGGCTTCAAGCTCGGAGTCCACGATCTCCAGGTAGGGACGGATTTCGTCCCAGATCCGGACGAACGTCTCGTCGGAAACCGGGTGGCCGTCGATGCTGATCCGCTCAGTGACCTTGGACAGGTGCGGGCTGGTGTATCGTCCGGTGCTGAGGCCATGGGCCCTCAGCACCGATTCGATCATGCGGGCGGTGGAGGTCTTGCCGTTGGTGCCGGTCACGTGGATGATCGGGAACGCCTTGTTGGGCTCCCCCAGCACGTCCATGGCGCGGAACAGCGGCGCGAGGCGCGGCTCCATCTTGTTTTCCGGCGCCCTGCCCAGCAGTTCGGCGTAGACGCTCTCTACGGAAAATTCGTCAGTCATGGATCAGGCCTCTACTTTTTCGACGGCGACAGCCGGCTCGGCGGCGTCCGAAGGTTCTGCCGCCAGGTCAACGGTGAGGGTCTCACCCTTGACCAGGTCGGCGTTGGCGAGCAGGGCGTCCACGACGTTCTGCCGGGCAGCCACGGTGGTCCGGATCCGGTCGCTGACGTTCAGCCCGGCGTCCTTGCGGGCCTGCTGGATGGCGCGGATCATGTCCCGGGCCAGTCCCTCTGCTTCCAGTTCCGGGGTGACCTCGGTGTTCAGGACCACAAAGCCGCCCCCGGGAAGGACAGCGGCTGCACGTGAGCCGGCACCCTCTGCGGCTTCAGCCACGACGGTTTCCAGGACGTACTCCTGCGGCTCGAGCTCGAGGCCGCCGGCGGTGACCACCCCGGCTTCGCTAACGGACCAGTCACCGGACTTGGAGCCCTTGATGGCCTGCTGGACGTTCTTGCCCAGGCGCGGGCCGGCAGCCCGTGCGTTGACCACGAGCTTCTGCTCGATGCCGAACTCCTCCGGGGAGGCGGCCTCGGCGTCGAGCAGGCGGACCGAGCGCAGGTTCAGTTCATCGGCGACGACGGCGGCAAAGCCTCCCAGCGCGCCTGCACCGGGTGCCACGACCGTAAGTTCCTGCAGCGGGAGGCGCACGCGCAGGTTCGCGGCCTTGCGCAGGGAGGAACCGGTGGAGCAGATCTGCTGTACGCGGTCCATCGCCTCGACCAGCCCCGGGTTGGCCGGGAACAGCCCGGCGTCCGGCCAGTCGGCCAGGTGCACGGAGCGCCCGCCCGTGAGCCCGCGCCAGATCTCCTCGGAAACCAGCGGCAGCAGGGATGCGGCTACGCGGGCGACGGTTTCCAGCGCGGTGTAGAGAGCGTCGAAGGCGTCGACGCTCTCGTCGAAGAACCGCTGCCGGCTCCGGCGGACGTACCAGTTGGTGAGCATGTCCAGGTAACTGCGCAGTTCGTCGCAGGCGCCGGAGATGTCATAGCTGTCCAGCTGGGCGGTCATATTGCGGACCAGCTCGCCGGTGTTGGCGAGCAGGTACTGGTCCAGTGTGTCGGCGTAGCCGTCATGGCGCAGCTTCGCGTCGTAGCCCGCCCCGCCATTGGCCGCGTTGGTGTAGAGCGTGAAGAAGCTGTACACGTTCCACAGGGGCAGGATGACCTGGCGGACGCCGTCGCGGATTCCCTGCTCGGTGACCACGAGGTTGCCGCCGCGGAGGATGGGGCTGGACATCAGGAACCAGCGCATGGCGTCGGAGCCGTCGCGGTCCAGGACCTCCGACACGTCCGGGTAGTTGCGCAGGCTCTTGGACATCTTCTGCCCGTCAGAACCCAGCACGATGCCGTGGCTGATGACGTTGCGGAAGGCCGGCCGGTCGAACAGTGCCGTGGAGAGGATGTGCAGCATGTAGAACCAGCCGCGGGTCTGGCCGATGTACTCCACGATGAAGTCGGCGGGGTTGTGGGTGTCGAACCAGGCCTCGTTCTGGAACGGGTAGTGCACCTGGCCGTAGGGCATGGAGCCGGAGTCGAACCAGACGTCCAGGACGTCCTCCACGCGGCGCATCACGGACTGGCCTTCTTCGGGAGTTCGGGGATCGTCCGGGTTGGGCCTGGTCAGTTCGTCGATGAACGGGCGGTGCAGGTCCACCTGGCCGTCTTTGTTCAGCGGCAGGCGGCCGAAGTCCGCCTCGATCTCGGCGAGCGAGCCGTAAACGTCCGTGCGGGGGTATTCGGGATCGGTGGACTGCCACACGGGGATGGGGCTGCCCCAGTAGCGGTTGCGGCTGATGGACCAGTCGCGGGCGTTCTCCAGCCACTTGCCGAACTGGCCGTCCTTGACGTTGCCCGGGATCCAGTTGATCTCCTGGTTCAGCTCGGACATGCGGTCCTTGAACTTGGTGACTTCCACGTACCAGGAGGAGACGGCACGGTAGATCAGCGGGTTGCGGCAGCGCCAGCAGTGCGGGTAGCTGTGCTCGTAGCTTGCCTGCTTGACCAGCCGGCCCTGGGCGCGCAGCACCTGCGTGATGGGCTTGTTGGCCTCGAACACCTGCAGGCCCGCGATGTCGTGCAGGTCCCCGTGCTTGAACAGCGGCAGGAACCTGGCGCCTTCGTCCACGGAAAGGATCACCGGAATGCCGGCCTCCTCGCACACCTTCTGGTCATCCTCGCCGTAGGCAGGCGACTGGTGGACGATGCCGGTGCCGTCACTGGTGGTGACGTAGTCGGCAACCAGGATCCGCCAGGCGTTCTCCATGCCGTACTTTTCGTTGTCTGCGAAGTCCTGCCACAGCGGCTGGTACGCAAGCCCTTCGAGTTCCGTGCCGGTGTGGGTGGAAACCACTGCGGCCTGGGCAGCCTCGAAATCCTCATAGCCCAGGTCCTTGGCGTAGTTGCCCACCAGGTCGGCCGCCAACAGGAAGCTTCCTGTGACGGGCGCCTCCGCGGAGGCAGCCTTGATGCCGTTCGGGCCGGCAGGCAGCACAGCGTAAGTGATGGAAGGGCCGACGGCGAGCGCCGCGTTGGTGGGCAGCGTCCAGGGCGTGGTGGTCCAGGCGAGGGCCTGGACGCCGGCAAGCTGCCGGGACAGCTCCGAATCCCCCGGGGTGATGGGGAAGGTCACCGTGACAGTCTGGTCCTGCCGGTTCTTGTAGACGTCGTCGTCCATCCGCAGCTCATGGTTGGACAGCGGCGTCTCGTCCTTCCAGCAGTACGGAAGAACGCGGTAGCCGTTGTAGGTCAGGCCCTTTTCGTGCAGCTGCTTGAAGGCCCAGAGGACAGACTCCATGTACTCCACGTTGAGGGTCTTGTAGTCGTTGTCGAAGTCCACCCAGCGTGCCTGGCGGGTGACGTAATTGCGCCACTCGTCGGCGTACTTCATCACGGAGGCGCGGCAGGCGTCATTGAACTTGTCGATGCCCATGGCTTCGATCTGGGTCTTGTCCGTCATGCCCAACTGCTTCATGGCCTCAAGCTCGGCGGGCAGGCCGTGGGTGTCCCAGCCGAAACGGCGCTCCACGCGCTTGCCGCGCTGGGTCTGGTAGCGGCCCACCAGGTCCTTGGCGTAGCCGGTCAGCAGGTGCCCGTAGTGCGGCAGGCCGTTGGCGAAGGGCGGGCCGTCGTAGAAGACGAACTCGTTGCTGCCGGGCTCGCCGCCGGGAGCGTCCGCGCTGCGCTGGTCGATGCTGGCCTGGAAGGTGCCGTCCTGGTCCCAGTACTTCAGGATGCGCTCTTCGATCTCCGGAAACTTCACGGAGGCGGAAACAGCGGCACCGCCGCTGGACGACGCGCTGGCAGAAGTGGAGGCTGAGGCCTTGGGGTAATACGTCATGTCGACATCCTGGGTTGAGCTTGGCGAACTGCCGGCCTGCGCCGTGCTGTTCCGTTCAGGATGCGAGGACGGCTTGCCGTGTTGTCCGCCGGACCCCACGCTCACCGCGGTACCACCTCACTTACCGTCGCTGCGTGTTCCCCGAAGGGAACTGGCGCCACGACGGCCGCTCATTGACTGCTGTGACGGGCTTACCCGTCCGGTTCTACTGGCGCGTACCCCGTAACGGCAGTATGCGTGTTCTTCCGGAAGCTCACCGGTGATTGCCGGGTCGACGCTGCTCGTTCCAGTTTAGGGTCCCGGGCCTGCGGATGTCGAAACACCTTCTGGTTCCCGGCCGGTGCGCTTCCCGGTGGACTCTGGACGCGGGGCTCGGCAAGGGAAATACTTCAGTTATCACGGTCCACTGGGAGGGCACCATGAGCGGCGAGAACAAGATGACGGATGCGGGTCCGGTCGGGTTGATTGTTTCCATCCAAGATGCCCGTCGCGAAGATGCGGTCAACGGCCATCTTGCCTGGGGTGAATTGTTGTCGCCGCAACTGGTGGCCGTGCGGGGCAGCACCGCCTGGGCCCGCGATCCCTTGGCCCGCTTTGAGGTCCTGCTGGCTGCACCGGAGGACATACCGCTGGATGCCGGAGCTATCGAACGGATTAAACCGAGGCGGATTGAACTCATCCCGCCGACTGTCGAGGGCACCGAACGCGGCGCGTTGATCTGGCTTGCCCAGTTTTCCGCCTTCCCTGCCCCTTACGCGGAGACGCTCGGCCCGCAGGATCCTGCCGAAGAGGCGGGCCCCGATGCTATGCAAGTTCCGCCCGCCTGGGATGCCGCTGCGGTCCTGGGACCGGTAGCTGCACGCGAACAGGAGTTGCGCCAGAACCTGGTCCAGCCTTCCCCGGACTCCGGGGAAGGGGAATTCCGAATGTGGTGGTGCTTCATCTTCGGCGGCTGCTGATGCCTCCTATCACAGGCTCCGCCCGCCGCAACTGGAAGGAGGCCGGTGATTTTGCGGCCCTTCTCCTGTGCTTCGCGCTGGAGCTGTTGCTGTCATGGGACAAAGCAGCGGCACCTTTTCCGGGCGGCGCCTGGCTGGTGCCCTGGCTGGTGCTGCTCCTCTACGCGCCGTTGCCGTTCCGCCGGAAACGTCCGGTGGCGGTTTTCACCGTCACGGCAGCGGGCAGCGCAGCATTGAGCCTGCTTGTGCCCGGTTTCGTGCCGCTGTTCGGCGTCTGGCTGGCTCTCTTCACCGTGGCCCTGCTGTGCCCGCGGATCCAGGCAGCGGCGGCGGCCGCGGCGGCGTGCGGACTGATTCTCCTGAACGTCCTGGTGGAGGTTGGCAGGTCCGGCGCCGGACAGGAGTGGGACGTGGCAACGGTAGGCGCCGTGGGCGGCGCCGTCATTACGCTGGCCGTCTTCGGGCTGGGCCGGTGGGTGGCCTGGAGTGTTAAACAACGACGCCGGGCGGCCCGTTATGCCGCTGAACGTGCCATCCGTGACGAACGCTCCCGCATCGCCCGCGAACTGCACGATGTAGTGGCTCATGCCGTGAGCCTCATGGTGCTACAGACCGCCGGCGCCGCACGCATCATGCAGGCAAACCCCCGGCAGGCCGCCGAGGCGCTCGAGAATGTTTCGTTGCTGGGGCAGCAGGCTGTGGTCGAACTGCGAAGGATGCTCGGGCTGCTCTACGATGGCGCTCCGGCCGCCTCCGCGGATTCCTGGGGGCAGGGCGGCGGACCCGATGCCCGGGACCTGCCGAGCATCTCCAGGCTGGAAGAATTGGTCAAGGAATCGGAGCGGGCTGGACTGGCCGTGGAGCTACACGTGACCGGGGCGCCCGTCCTCCTGGAGCCGGGCGTTGACCTGTCCGCCTACAGGGTGGTCCAGGAAGCCCTCACGAATGCGTCAAGATATTCGGCGGCAGGGCATCGCGCTACCGTATCGCTCCACTGGCAGGCCTCCGGCGTGCAGCTGGAAGTCCGCAACCGGTGCCTTCCGGGGGCATTGCACCACCCGCTGTCGAGCGGTCACGGGCTGGTCGGGATGGCTGAACGGGCAAAGGCAGCGGACGGCTGGGTAAAGACTGGCAGGCGCGGCGACGAGTTCGTGGTCCAGGCAGGATTTCCCGCCGGCGCCCCTTCGCGACGCGGGACCCCGGCGGTTCACGGTGGACGCTGAGGACCAGCGGCAGATCCGCGTCCTGCTCGTGGACGACGAACCCCTGGTCCGCGGCGGCCTTGCGATGCTTCTGGGAGCCGAGCCCGGCATTGTGGTGACGGCCGAGGCAGGAAACGGCCGCGAGGGTGTGGCTGCCGCCCGGTGCGGCATCGCGGACGTCGTGGTCATGGACCTGCGCATGCCGGTGCTCGACGGCGTTGCGGCGACGCGGGAACTGGCATCGGACGGTTTCGTACCGGGAAACAACGCCCTGCCAGTGCTGGTGCTGACCACCTTTGACGGGGACGAGCAGTTGTACGCGGCGCTGCGGGCGGGCGCCTCCGGATTCCTGCTCAAGAGCGCAGCGCCAGGCAGCCTTGCGGAGGCGGTCCGGTCCCTGGCCCGGGGTGACGGCTGGCTTGATCCCGCCGTCACCCGAATGCTGATAACGCAGTTCGCCGGCAGGACACCGGATGTCCTTCCGGCCCCTGCGGAGCTGTCCCGGCTTACCCGGCGCGAGCGGGAAATCCTGGCCATCATCGCCACTGGCCTGAGCAATACCGAAATTGCCGCCGCGCTGTTCCTCAGCGAGGGGACCGTCAAAACCCATGTGGGGCGCATCTTCGCCAAGCTCGGGCTGCGGGACCGCGCCCAGGCCGTGGCCTTCGCCTATGAAAGCGGCCTGGTGCGGCCCCGACTTGGGCCGTAATCGGAAGGCACCTGCGGGGACAGGCCCGGTCTGACCGGGCCTGTCCCGGGCCATAGGGATTTCCGGGGCCATACCCCTCAGGAGGTACTGCACAAATAAGGCAGGAGCCCGACGATCCCTGCTTCCGGAAAGCGCAATGTTGAGGCATCGAAGGGGCCTCAACCGGAGGCCCCCGGGAGCCCTAAGGAGCAGTCATGAACAGCACAGCAGCCGCCAACGCAGAATTCACCGCACCGCCTGCACGGAAGAGGCGCCGCGTCATCCGGAAGACAGTGGCCACGGCGGCGGTCGCCACAGCCCTGGCGGGCGCCGGAGTCGCAGCAGCACAGGCGGACGGCCTGCTGGCACCGGGCGCCTCCACGTTCGTCAGCACGAACCTCTGGGGAGCATCCAGGATCTGCGTGACCAACTACGGCGCCAACTGGGGCAGCTTTACGCTGTACGCCAGCTTCGCCAATCCCGAACAGAACTGGGTGCCCGCCTACAGCACGCGCTGCCGCGATGCCTGGTGGTTCGGACAGAACGTCCGTGTCCAGAACACCGGGTACACGATGGAATACGCGTACCGGGCGTTTTGACCAGGCGTCAGGCCCCCTTCCGGATCAGTTTGTAGTTTGCTGCCTGCGCCACCGGGCGGACCACAATCTGGTCGAGGTTGACGTGGTGCGGAACGCTCACTGCGTACCGCACCACTCCGGCCACGTCACCTGCAGTGAGCGGCTTCTCCACCCCTTGGTAGACCTTGTCCGCGGCCTGCCGGTCACCGAGCCGGTTCAAAGCGAACTCCTCCGTCTGGACCAGCCCCGGTGCCACCTCGATGACCCGGACGTTGTGCTCGGCTTCCTCCAGCCGAAGGGCCACGGTCAGGGCGTGCTGGGCGAATTTCGCCGCGTTGTACCCGCCGCCGCCCTCATAGGCTGCCAGCCCCGCCGTGGAGGTCAGGTTGAGCACCGTCCCTTCGCCGTTGGCGCGCAGCATCGGCAGGAACGCCCGGATGAGTTTCATGGTGCCCAGCACGTTGACGCGGTACATCCACTCCCAGTCCTCCGTGTCGGCTGCTGCGATGGTGTCGGCGCCCCTTGCACCGCCGGCGATGTTGATCAACGTGTCGATGCCGCCCGCTTCGGCCACCTCCGCCACAAGCCGGGACACGTCGTCGTCCTCGGAAATGTCGGCGGGAACTGCGACGGCGCCGGTCTCCTGCGCCAGGGCGGCGAGGCGATCCGCGCGGCGGGCGACCGCAAACACGGTCCAACCCTCCGCCGCGAGGGCACGGACGGTGGCCTCTCCGATTCCGCTGCTTGCGCCGGTCACCAATGCTGCTTTTTTCTGCGAAATGTCAGTCATGGCACCACCCTAACCGGGGCGGCCGAACGGGCGCCTCCCGATGAGTCGGCGGATGAACCGCAGCACACGGGGTGCCTCATGGACGCAGGGCGGGCGGAAGCGGCGGGACATGAAACAATTGGCAGATGGCTGAAGACAAACAGGGTACAGACACGCCCACCACCACCCCCATCAACGTTCCGGACAAGCCGGCCCTCGAGGGCCTCGAAACTGCGCTTACGCAGCGCTGGCTGGCCGAGGGGACCTACAAGTTCAATCGGGAGACCACCCGGGACCAGGTCTACTCGATTGACACTCCCCCGCCCACCGCTTCCGGTTCACTGCACGTGGGGCACATGTTCTCCTACACGCAGACTGACGTGCTGGCGCGCTACCAGCGCATGACCGGAAAGAACGTCTTTTACCCGATGGGCTGGGACGACAACGGCCTGCCCACCGAGCGCCGGGTCCAGAACTTCTACGGCGTCCGCTGCGACCCCTCCATCCCGTACAACCCTGACTACCGGCCGCCGGCGCAGCCGGCGAAGAACCAGCGGGACTTCGACGTCGTCTCCCGAAGGAACTTCATCGAGCTCTGCGAAGAGCTGGCGGTTGAGGACGAGAAGGTCTTCGAAAACCTCTTCCAGACACTGGGCCTGTCCGTCGACTGGGAGCTGACATACCGGACCATCGACGACAACTCGCGGGCGGTCTCGCAGCGCGCGTTCCTGGCCAATCTGGCGGCGGGCGACGCCTACATGGCCGAGGCACCCACCCTCTGGGACGTAACCTTCCGTACCGCAGTGGCCCAGGCCGAACTCGAAGACCGCGAGGTCCCCGGAGCCTACTACCGCTACCCGTTCTTCACCGAGGACGGACAGAAGATCCACATCGAGACCACCCGTCCCGAACTGCTGGCTGCCTGCGCCGCACTGGTGGCAAATCCCGACGACGAAC
Encoded here:
- a CDS encoding vitamin K epoxide reductase family protein; the encoded protein is MPSISPVSGTHAPERTLDPDTSAAGARPPMTRDRPLGWLLVVTGVVGWLASGALVLEKLEVLKDPNHTTVCDVNPWISCGQVMQTWQSSLFGFPNMFIGIVAFAITITVGMALLAGANFARWYWLGLQAGVTLGFAFVVWLWSQALYVIHILCPFCMIVWAAMIPLFVWVTIRNISAGVIPVPAKAARILGDSGWIITALLYVAVIATIFFAFIQVFAGTSGF
- the ndk gene encoding nucleoside-diphosphate kinase; protein product: MTTERTLVLIKPDGVARNLTGAILARIEAKGYTLAELKKVDASRELLEQHYEEHVGKPFYEPLVEFMLSGPVVAAIFEGHRVIEGFRSLAGTTDPTTAAPGTIRGDFGRDWGLKVQQNLVHGSDSTDSAEREIKIWFQG
- a CDS encoding DUF4233 domain-containing protein, yielding MPKLTKAQREWRPGMPRKRRSTKVMFASTVLLLEAFVMFFATLAVFGLRRGEFPPALILGVGIGLSVVMIVACAFLTRPWGIGLGWILQLVLVLTGIFEPAMFLVGALFAAAWWYGIRTGIRLDREAGERAREQAEWEAAHPDQAAGPGQQPQSP
- a CDS encoding folylpolyglutamate synthase/dihydrofolate synthase family protein → MTDEFSVESVYAELLGRAPENKMEPRLAPLFRAMDVLGEPNKAFPIIHVTGTNGKTSTARMIESVLRAHGLSTGRYTSPHLSKVTERISIDGHPVSDETFVRIWDEIRPYLEIVDSELEAEGQPRLTYFECLTILGFAIFADQPVNVAVIEVGLGGITDATNVGDGQVSVITPISLDHTDLLGDTTEDIAHEKAGIIKPGGYLISAAQPLDAAQVLLEKAKDVGVPFRFEGVEFGVESRTVAVGGQMVSIQGIAGRYPELLVPLHGAHQAQNAAVAVAAIEAFFGGEKELDFDVLQEGFANVTSPGRLEVVRTAPTIIVDAAHNPDGIKASAAALQEAFNFTRLVPVVGVLKEKDAEEILRQLKESLGGIAEEFCFTQSNSPRAVPAAELAELAVELGFGEDNVHIAEKLDDALEWAVERAEANDDLSGGVLVTGSITLVAEARILLGKTEA
- the ileS gene encoding isoleucine--tRNA ligase — translated: MTYYPKASASTSASASSSGGAAVSASVKFPEIEERILKYWDQDGTFQASIDQRSADAPGGEPGSNEFVFYDGPPFANGLPHYGHLLTGYAKDLVGRYQTQRGKRVERRFGWDTHGLPAELEAMKQLGMTDKTQIEAMGIDKFNDACRASVMKYADEWRNYVTRQARWVDFDNDYKTLNVEYMESVLWAFKQLHEKGLTYNGYRVLPYCWKDETPLSNHELRMDDDVYKNRQDQTVTVTFPITPGDSELSRQLAGVQALAWTTTPWTLPTNAALAVGPSITYAVLPAGPNGIKAASAEAPVTGSFLLAADLVGNYAKDLGYEDFEAAQAAVVSTHTGTELEGLAYQPLWQDFADNEKYGMENAWRILVADYVTTSDGTGIVHQSPAYGEDDQKVCEEAGIPVILSVDEGARFLPLFKHGDLHDIAGLQVFEANKPITQVLRAQGRLVKQASYEHSYPHCWRCRNPLIYRAVSSWYVEVTKFKDRMSELNQEINWIPGNVKDGQFGKWLENARDWSISRNRYWGSPIPVWQSTDPEYPRTDVYGSLAEIEADFGRLPLNKDGQVDLHRPFIDELTRPNPDDPRTPEEGQSVMRRVEDVLDVWFDSGSMPYGQVHYPFQNEAWFDTHNPADFIVEYIGQTRGWFYMLHILSTALFDRPAFRNVISHGIVLGSDGQKMSKSLRNYPDVSEVLDRDGSDAMRWFLMSSPILRGGNLVVTEQGIRDGVRQVILPLWNVYSFFTLYTNAANGGAGYDAKLRHDGYADTLDQYLLANTGELVRNMTAQLDSYDISGACDELRSYLDMLTNWYVRRSRQRFFDESVDAFDALYTALETVARVAASLLPLVSEEIWRGLTGGRSVHLADWPDAGLFPANPGLVEAMDRVQQICSTGSSLRKAANLRVRLPLQELTVVAPGAGALGGFAAVVADELNLRSVRLLDAEAASPEEFGIEQKLVVNARAAGPRLGKNVQQAIKGSKSGDWSVSEAGVVTAGGLELEPQEYVLETVVAEAAEGAGSRAAAVLPGGGFVVLNTEVTPELEAEGLARDMIRAIQQARKDAGLNVSDRIRTTVAARQNVVDALLANADLVKGETLTVDLAAEPSDAAEPAVAVEKVEA
- a CDS encoding histidine kinase; the protein is MPPITGSARRNWKEAGDFAALLLCFALELLLSWDKAAAPFPGGAWLVPWLVLLLYAPLPFRRKRPVAVFTVTAAGSAALSLLVPGFVPLFGVWLALFTVALLCPRIQAAAAAAAACGLILLNVLVEVGRSGAGQEWDVATVGAVGGAVITLAVFGLGRWVAWSVKQRRRAARYAAERAIRDERSRIARELHDVVAHAVSLMVLQTAGAARIMQANPRQAAEALENVSLLGQQAVVELRRMLGLLYDGAPAASADSWGQGGGPDARDLPSISRLEELVKESERAGLAVELHVTGAPVLLEPGVDLSAYRVVQEALTNASRYSAAGHRATVSLHWQASGVQLEVRNRCLPGALHHPLSSGHGLVGMAERAKAADGWVKTGRRGDEFVVQAGFPAGAPSRRGTPAVHGGR
- a CDS encoding response regulator transcription factor → MDAEDQRQIRVLLVDDEPLVRGGLAMLLGAEPGIVVTAEAGNGREGVAAARCGIADVVVMDLRMPVLDGVAATRELASDGFVPGNNALPVLVLTTFDGDEQLYAALRAGASGFLLKSAAPGSLAEAVRSLARGDGWLDPAVTRMLITQFAGRTPDVLPAPAELSRLTRREREILAIIATGLSNTEIAAALFLSEGTVKTHVGRIFAKLGLRDRAQAVAFAYESGLVRPRLGP
- a CDS encoding SDR family oxidoreductase — its product is MTDISQKKAALVTGASSGIGEATVRALAAEGWTVFAVARRADRLAALAQETGAVAVPADISEDDDVSRLVAEVAEAGGIDTLINIAGGARGADTIAAADTEDWEWMYRVNVLGTMKLIRAFLPMLRANGEGTVLNLTSTAGLAAYEGGGGYNAAKFAQHALTVALRLEEAEHNVRVIEVAPGLVQTEEFALNRLGDRQAADKVYQGVEKPLTAGDVAGVVRYAVSVPHHVNLDQIVVRPVAQAANYKLIRKGA